The following is a genomic window from Neodiprion lecontei isolate iyNeoLeco1 chromosome 4, iyNeoLeco1.1, whole genome shotgun sequence.
ATATACTCACATTCCCCATGCTGCACCTCCCAAATGTGCTGCATGATCAAAAAACTGCCACTTCATTATGCACCCTATCGTATCAAGGCAGACCATTGCCTTAATAGCCTGTGAAGAATATAGACAGCTATTGTGAAATTAGTGTTGCATTTCAATGATGAGACTCCATACTTTGCAAAAATAGGATAGTTTCTTAATTAACAACGATTGCGGTAActtaatttacaaaatgagTATAATTTCAGTACACACCGAATCAGCCGTGAATGTATacattggaagaaaaataatgctgAGTCGTGAGTCAGGATACTGTGTGCAGGCAAAGCTCAGAATTCCCATTATGGCTCCTGACTTAAACGAATCAGATATGTTAGATCATCTGCTGCTCAATTCAcatatttatagaaataaagTAATGGAAATATCAAGAACAACTCACAGCTCCAAGAGAAAGGCCTGGTCTGGAAAACACAGTCTTGTAAAAGTAACTAACAAGGTTTGACATCACACCACTGGTTAGATATAGAGCTAGAAACTGTTCCTTGCCAAGTGCTGCTACAACTGGAGAGCTAAAGCTGTTCAAAACAAACATGTTCGCAGCTAAGTGCAGGATCGTATAGTGTGAGAATGTAGATAACACCATTGGCCAACACATCGCACCTTGGGTTAAGAAGAAATAACATTATTAATGGGAATTGGATTTGAGTCAGTTCATCGCAAATATTAATATTCTGAAGATTCAgtatgtatttttaattcatcaGTTGAGACATCTGCATACCATTGAACAATTTTAGAGTTTGATTTCATGCATCACATTAATTGACAAagcatttcttttttacaatcTCTTTAGGTAAACAAGTTTGTTTAATCCAGAAGTACATAGATTGGaattcatttatatattttttttctcattagaATCAAATAATAGGAAGTCTTGTTTCTGACGATAACATCAACTATTTGGTTCAGTGATATGTTTGGCGCTGCCACGCTATCTTAAGAACTACTGAACTGATTCACTTAAAATTTGAAGGcattatttttgaatagttattttttttgctgCACTTTATGTGTCTAATTGTAAGCTATATTTGTGGTAGTTGATTATTATTGATCTATACTAAAAGTATCTccctgaaaatatatttccgaAACATACTTGCAGGACTTTGTACTAATATAACGCGAACCTGTGGAGCACAGAAAGTCAGAACGATGAGAGGTAATTTGTTGCAATCAAAAAGTGAAGTGGCTACTCCAAGTCTTGAGATTCAAATAtgagtttcatatttttttttttttacataagaGGAATGAACATTTGTTCAGTGTGTTTTTCCTACCAGGAAAAAGCAAGTGAATTGTTATTAACTTATCCCGCTTCTCGAACAGAACTTTTTTTCCAGATCCGGTATCTTGACTAGTGTGAAATTCTTATCATTACAACTCCCATCAGAAAATCCATATcaagaaatacattttttttatatgaaaaatgGCAGGATTCTTATAGATCTTGAAATTTAAGCCTAGACATTTTGTTCAAACTTTAAATAGTCACATTTGACAAATTAAGCCTAgcattttcaaatgaaaattttgcataaattcaAAAGTAATAAGGTTTGctatttaatataaaaaaattatttttcaacctaaTGACCATGTTCTTCAGAGACAATCGCGTGGCAAAGAAATCAGCATGATTATACACCTCTTGTATAAAAACTTTTCCCAGTTTTGACATTTTCCTGAAAAAAACTTACTGGAATTTGGATTGGAGCAAAAATATCGTAGCATGGTGCCCTGAAGAGCTGGTACACGCCATGCGCAAAATACCAAGACATTTATGAAGCAAATAGGAACAAATAGCTTTTTTCCTTCGTCTAAGCTATTCCACCAATTGTGAACCGTCGCCCTCCATCCAGTGCGCTGTATAAAGAGAGCAACAATAGGTCTATATTTTTCTGTTCACTTCATCTTCTTCACTCTGTTTTTCCAAGGAGCACACTTCCGTTATTTTTGGACGTGTAAGTTGTATGTGATCTCTCGCCATGCATTTAAACATGACAAATATGTGTTCTTTGAAAAACAGAGCTCctaataatttcattattgtaTTTGGAAAATGAACAACTTTACATACTCTTACTCGAGTAAACTCGAATCGATGGACCAACCTCTGGGTGCGCGCcctaatattttcatattcccAAATTGCTGATCCAACTATTGATGCGCTACTGAACTGtaaaagaataatgaaaagaaattgactGTAAATTTCAAAACTCAGCAAAGCTATTTCAACTGTAAGATTATGCATATTATAGCAAATCTAGTTGCACATGTTTtgttgaaatatataatttttttcacgtgtggCTAGTTAAAAATGTTTAACTTTTCCAAATTCTTGGACAACATTCAGTATGTTGTAGTCATATCAAGTCCATAGCTcctttttcaatgaatttgtGCATGAAATACTAGCTTTGGTATGAATATCTGGCTGTCAGACATCTTGGTAATAAATACTACGCGATAGTTAAACGCAAGATCACGTATTGAAAATGACATTTTGAAAGTAATTCTCCAGTTTTTAGTTTAACGATAGTAACAAAAATGACTTGATCGTATTGAATGCTATACTTTCCGTGAcgaaattttcagagaaatgTATTAGTGGTTTAGGAGGAGTTTCAGGGTATCCAGCGTGAATGGCATATTAATTTCCCACACATTTTCTAGTTTTCCCATAAaaaacattgattttttttaagataCATCTGAACTACTCTTATTGAACGAACTTGCTTTtcttattcaaattcattgctttatacctatattttaattataaatgaaaatagtcaatctttttcatattcaatttaatttggctcagtttcaattatttgatatttcaataattgttCAGCATTTCAACTCGAAAGAAATACGTCATGGTATATGGATGTTCATGAAAGAAAATCGTACCTAacaattatttgaattcaGAAATATGCATTCAGTaatgtgaattaattttagtgttcaattataattatcagcaaaatttaacatttctcattaaattaacaaaaacTCAAGTTTCATTTATGTACTTTTTTGTACTACACATTTGTTTTCTACAGATGTAGTGTGCATTGACTAGAATATTCGCCTTGGAGCAGTATTAAAGGAAGAAATTAGTACAATTCTAGGAACCGTGGTCGAATTTCCTGACATTCCGCTAATAGTTTCAAACTGTGTGAAATTTCCAAATCTTCCTTGGTTTTCCAGAAATTCTTTAGTGATAGATACTCTGTATCTGTTTACACTCTGAAGTATATGCTTGCTAATAAAGAAGAACTAATAATGAAAGAGGCTCAGCCTATGGATTTACATGATATAAAAACTAACATCACTTTACTGCTAGCAGAACTTGCGTTAATGAAGATTCGATCACCATCAGCTGTACAACTGTCCAACAGTGCTCAAAATTTGTAACACTAGCGAAATTTTGCAGTTCCACTAACAAATTTGTGGCTAATATTGTTGGCACGGAACAGTTTTGCAGGGTTACTCGTGAAGATTGATCAGAGTTACGGATCATGTCATATATGTTCTTTTTATTAATCATTCTTTTCGACTTTGAGCGAGAAGTTAAACTATCCAAAAATTGCGataattattgtgaataaaGAGAGAATTACCATAATAGAAAAACCAAGTGGCTTCCATAGTCTTGTGAGGTGAATAGGACCTGGTTTGGTAAGTTCACTAGTAAACGGCGATTTGGTTTGTTTGGAAGCATCGGTTACTCTTCGAAAATACCTCACATGGTGCAGGGTGGTTTGCGACATGGCTTTTGGTTTGTGATACTGCACACCAGATAGTAGCCTGATTAAAGAGAGGAATCAAAATATTGTATCGGCTTCAGACGCATGACGTCACATAACCAAAATTTACCAACGATGCCGTTTTGTATTAGTGTTTACCATTTGCCCGACATGTTTCCAAAATTGAGCAACGCCTGCGTGGCCATAATTGTATAGGAAATAGTTATTCTTTCGTTCACTTTGTGTACtcttatatcaatttttactaTCTTTAACTACATTGTCAATTTCATACGGAAGCCCGGTTATGCATACTTTAGTGTGAATTTCCACAATTCTTTGCCAATAGGAATGACGATAAAATAGAAGATTCGCACTCAGCGCACAACAGACAGTGCTTTCCTGCTTTATTGGCGGTTCTATTGGTCAAGAACTCTGCAGCAAAATGCTGTGGCAGCACTTCGCCGCCCGTGAAAATTCAGGCTTAATGCAAACTTCACCGTACCACGCGTGCTTTCCAACGTTACAACGGTTTCACCATTGCACATAACCATATATTTGACACTCTGAATTTGACAACGACTGCGTCCGTAATTCTTAgtgcatatatacacatgtttaTATGCTGTAAGGTGCTGTAAGGTTCCGTTATTAACAGTTATTTTCTGGCAGCACTGACAGAAGTTTTGCGTCACTCTTGCTCTACCAGATTATCAATGATACTCCGTCTCACACCTAGGGAATTCTTTAGTGTGTAGGCGGCTTATCTCAGGTCGTAGTCATTTAAAGCTGTGTAACCGTAGAAAATGCCAAGATGGCGTTGTGGGCAACTTGCCCCAAGGATGACAAgttcggtgaaattttaatcGCCTACAGAGTTTAAAATACGGTTTTAACCatgtatatattaaaaaacagTATTCTGCTACTATACACGATCTATTTTTCTGTAagcaatgaaaattaattttttttttgttttttctacgTTGTCAACTTTTAAAGGTTATATATTGCATTGATCTCTCGTTCAAAATGctgtatatattcattcatccTGTGTCGTTTTATTAAAGTTTTGTGAACTTTATGTGTGTTTAACTAATTGTCTGATCGCCAGCTtcgacataatttttttttttatattattttgaagGTTATAGTCTCGTTTAATTCCACTTTAAATTTGTGAACTGTACATGGGTTCCTGTTGTCTTTGATCCCGGTTTTTACTTACCATGATGAGCATATTGTATGAAAAACGGCCTTTAAAAAGGCCAAGATTAGGCCCTCCCGACGTATATCCACAAGAGCCTAAGCAAAAGGAGGATGAGCTTACACTAGTGAACGTTAAACATGGTTTTGCTACAATGCCTCAATTATCCGATGAATTTGGATCAGCCAAGCAATGTAATGTCACTGCTGCAAAAGTTGGTGCATATTTCAACGGTATACTTGCTAAGAAAGAAGAATTTGCCACGATGCCTGATACGGGAAGAAAGAGACAGCAGATTAATCCTAAGGATAATTTTTGGCCTGTAACTGCCAGAACTAAAAATGGGATTGAAGCTTGGTTCAAAGATCTGTCTGGCTGTAAGCCTTTGCTGGCCTTGGCCAAGAAAGCCCCTAATTTTAacaagaaagaagaaatttttatgatgTTATGTGAATATCAAGTACCGATGCTGAGAGCCGCTTGGTTTATTAAATTAAGTTCTGCTTATACCGTTGCTGTTTCTGAAgcaaaaattaagaaaagaCAATTACCTGATCCAACAACTGGTAAGGTTCAAAACAGAAAagtacaataaataataaaacgataTGTGTTGTTACAATCTATCagatttgtaattttcattatatgAGTCAGACAGATATCTCGAACACTTGATccaaaattattatactcaCAAAATGGGTACAGACTGGAAAATAGAAATCACACATTGTTTTTTAGTTTATCATTATTGATCTTCAATATTCACAGGTTGTTTTACAAATTTGACGAAATGCTATATCATACGTCATAAAAGACTGTTAGAATtccatttgaaatattaaagggtactaaaaagtaattttaatgtAGTAAtgcatttttagaaaaattcgtttttccaCAACTAGAGGTTTGTCTGAAATTATAATCAGTAAAGCATAATGAACCAAATTAGactcatattttattaactcaACTCTTTCAAGGTCATTCTACAGTTGTAGAATAGTGATTTCTTATTTAATGTTTCGTTACTTTAACTTGACTGACTTCACATTCATCAGAACTTAGCTTCCTACATACATactaattattttgttgaattctcATCAATGAACTTATGAATCGGGTTGGtatgaattttcttatttcaaataatctataaatttaagtagagtgaaaataaatatttatggggcaataaatacaattgatcctttatttttcttttagaaTGGACTGGTAccttaataaaatttctaaaagATCAGCTGACCAAATTACAAGAATATTATCACATGAATCACAATATCTCTAATGGCATGAGCAACAGTACCAATGGTAGTAATCTGAATAATAACAGCACCAATAATACTGTGAATAATCAACCAACTACACCAAACCCAAATCCTGGGACAACTGTGGGTCCAGCTATGAACGAAGATCATAAATTAGCACTTAAACAGTGGCATTACTGTATTCAATTAGCCAAATACATGTTTGAGGAAGGATTGCTCGATAGGCAAGAACTGTTACAATGGATCTTAGAACTTCTCGATAAAATGAGATCTGCTCCGTTGGATGATGGGATTTTGAAGCTCTTATTACCATTGGCTTTGCAATATCTAGAAGAGTTTGTTCAGTCGGAGTTGTTAGCTAGAAAATTGGCATACTTATGCTGTCGTAAAATCGCACAGATGTGCAGCAATGTAGAAAACAGCAATAATCCTCAAAGTCCTATGGTCACTGCCTCTGTAAAATCAGAAGTGAGTAATATAAAAGAGAATCCCATTGCT
Proteins encoded in this region:
- the LOC107222470 gene encoding presenilins-associated rhomboid-like protein, mitochondrial isoform X1 — protein: MATQALLNFGNMSGKWLLSGVQYHKPKAMSQTTLHHVRYFRRVTDASKQTKSPFTSELTKPGPIHLTRLWKPLGFSIMFSSASIVGSAIWEYENIRARTQRLVHRFEFTRVRRTGWRATVHNWWNSLDEGKKLFVPICFINVLVFCAWRVPALQGTMLRYFCSNPNSSAMCWPMVLSTFSHYTILHLAANMFVLNSFSSPVVAALGKEQFLALYLTSGVMSNLVSYFYKTVFSRPGLSLGASGAIMGILSFACTQYPDSRLSIIFLPMYTFTADSAIKAMVCLDTIGCIMKWQFFDHAAHLGGAAWGIFWQKWGNAYIWQKREPILTFWHEFRGPPRSRS
- the LOC107222470 gene encoding presenilins-associated rhomboid-like protein, mitochondrial isoform X3; this encodes MSQTTLHHVRYFRRVTDASKQTKSPFTSELTKPGPIHLTRLWKPLGFSIMFSSASIVGSAIWEYENIRARTQRLVHRFEFTRVRRTGWRATVHNWWNSLDEGKKLFVPICFINVLVFCAWRVPALQGTMLRYFCSNPNSSAMCWPMVLSTFSHYTILHLAANMFVLNSFSSPVVAALGKEQFLALYLTSGVMSNLVSYFYKTVFSRPGLSLGASGAIMGILSFACTQYPDSRLSIIFLPMYTFTADSAIKAMVCLDTIGCIMKWQFFDHAAHLGGAAWGIFWQKWGNAYIWQKREPILTFWHEFRGPPRSRS
- the LOC107222470 gene encoding presenilins-associated rhomboid-like protein, mitochondrial isoform X2 — protein: MVNTNTKRHRWLLSGVQYHKPKAMSQTTLHHVRYFRRVTDASKQTKSPFTSELTKPGPIHLTRLWKPLGFSIMFSSASIVGSAIWEYENIRARTQRLVHRFEFTRVRRTGWRATVHNWWNSLDEGKKLFVPICFINVLVFCAWRVPALQGTMLRYFCSNPNSSAMCWPMVLSTFSHYTILHLAANMFVLNSFSSPVVAALGKEQFLALYLTSGVMSNLVSYFYKTVFSRPGLSLGASGAIMGILSFACTQYPDSRLSIIFLPMYTFTADSAIKAMVCLDTIGCIMKWQFFDHAAHLGGAAWGIFWQKWGNAYIWQKREPILTFWHEFRGPPRSRS